The Coffea arabica cultivar ET-39 chromosome 10e, Coffea Arabica ET-39 HiFi, whole genome shotgun sequence region ccagaggggccAGCGAAttgcctacccagctctcgccgggttcactacaatccataattcgaaaactagaaatactttaaatatttttaatatatatttaaaatactccaaaacattaatacttaaaattagttaaccttcaagcttaaatacaaccaaaagaatatgtactacagtcatttgctataatacaacttaaagtctccaaaagaaaataatttagtACTATTCGTGAGCACTCTCGGTCTTGAACCCTGTtgaggaaaacaaaggagtggAATGAACtaaacagcccagtgaggttccaaaacacacAAGcaattctaataaatcaagtaaattaagCATAACGCACATATGGTTCAAGGTTTCACATTGGCAAATTAAAATaagacatttatcattttacagaaataaacacacatcaaaaggatacggtgttcacaTGGAACTATTTCGGTGAACTACACCTTATAACTCCAATAATTTCCttggtttgtctggccatcgccttattcctccagtggtaatactcaagtataccaaaacgGTGACCCAGGATTCCAACCTActcgaccgagcccagtcctggctcgagcagGTTAGCAACCAAGGGCAGGACCCAGTTCAGCTAAGAGTTTACAACATgcgcaaataatcaaataaactgataaacggtagaaatttattattttagtaggtcgagtgtgataaagtacacactcgccttaaaacggtgaaaaattacataggagcaattatagggagcacttaacacttaaacacacAAGAAATATAAAGTAAACATATAGCAAAACTATTCAAGTCACACacacatgcaaggaacactcactgTTACGTGCGATATGTCTTGGTTCCTGGATAACACCCTTGATTACCTGCGAGTCCTGAGGTAAGAACCAACAAGTTTATATGAAAGTGAAAACCAAAATCTTAGGATTTTCGCACTTAAGAAGTGAAAAAACAAGAGGTTGGTGTATAATTCTCAAATGTATACTAAAGAATAAAGCGAGTCATTATAGCCTTGAATCAagtcttttcaaattcaaagtTCAAAAGTGAGAATGGAACCATGAGAATTCAAGTTCTGGGTCAAGAATTAAGCATAACAAAAAATATTAAGgtttctcatttaaatccaaGGAAACATCAAGTACAAGGGTTTGAGTGTAATATGGAGTACAAATGTTAAtttgaactaagaaaaatgaatggaatCAAGAAAAGTGAAGAAAGGAAATACTAAAGAGAAAATGTATAGGTGACAGCTTTGTCATGTGTTTGTATTCTAGTCATAACTGAGGCTATACAAATCAGATTGAGATTATTTCTAtatcatttcgaagctaagacataggactacatttcttatgaagacattggGTTCAAAATCAGACGtcttcagggtcaaaaatgaacATTTCAGAAGTATAAGGAAAACGATTACAGCAAATCAGGGTTTTCACTGTAGGCAAGGTGTTCTGGTCATTTCAGAGGCTACGATGATCTGATTGATCTGAACTTTTGTAGGTAGAAAGATGGCTGAATACtctacaacttccatgttttgaGAAAGAGCTGGTTTGGCCTAAACGATGGACAAATTAGCTGCTCAATTGGCTCTTAAAACCTCTCTGAACAGAAAGTTTTCAACTCCAGCAACCAACTTTGGAAAAATCAAAACAGGgattttgtaagtccaaaaatcaccaaatttgacaCAAGGAAGTAGATTTGAAGAGTTACATATATCTAGAAGGCCACTTTACAAGATTCGGACCACAAACCAGTTAGATTTTAACTATACAATACAGCAACTACAAAACTAAGGCAGAACAGTTTCAACACTTACTAAAATTtgcaaaatcaccataaatcacaCAGACAGAaccagggtctgaaattttcacggtttatagccctaggaatctagtttcaaacacattaaatagaactcaattttgacttcctACACTAAGATACAACAGATTTTCCAACACTGCTCTAGCTACCCTGTTTCGTAGCTTTGATCACATTACACAACTTCATGCAAAACAACAAGAAATCACCTACTAAAGCCTCAATAATCATCATCAACTTCATACCACAGGTTAAACACAACATATCAAGGTTAATCATGGCCATAACTCTCAAActataaagctgaaattttcacaatCAAGCACAACAAATAGATAGTACTCCAAGTGAGTTGCATAAACATGCCTTAAATCCTCCCAATAGCAAGATAAAAGAAAGAGGGATTCTTGACCAAAGTTACCTCAAAATCCTAGAAGAATTGTGCAAGAACAAGAGCTTTTCCTTCTAATTCCTTCCACCACAAGCTTGAGGATCGCCAAAATATCACTTCTTATGGATGGGTTGTGAATTTCTTACAAAGCTAAGAAGGATTCAAGAGCTTGAAgttggctcatttttcttctcttttcttgtcCTAATTTCGGctatgaagattgaagaagaagaagaaaatgtgtTTTTAAAAGTTAAGGATAATCACAAGATGATcagtgaggactcgcaaaattcttcttattttcttaaaattcccttttattttgaataacttactttataatagctttATTACTCATTTACATCCTCTATAGTTGCAATAAATCATAGAATCAAGAGTTTCAtctttagttttatagttagcgtaaattagggtttttgcgtaTTTTGATAGTGTGATTACTTGGTGagatgtgtgtactaaatttgatggataagagcaagtattaagtaagagaaagtgtgtgattagaaatgCTAATAATAACTTAGTGAATCATGAGTTAAAACACTAGTACgggcgagttaaggaaaatcggcttgaaccgacgtgcaccgtttgctaccgattgagtgcaccacttgaacactagtttattaccttaatctccttgcttttatttcagaaaaatcaaccctaaaatatccttaaagtggccgaaattcttgaccaaaataagagggaaaagaagaaaaatttgagacTTAATCTTGCGGCGACACTTGGCGGCAATCCATCCAACTTTGACCAAACCAATTTCCTAacttcttatctttctcttggcttcatgtcttcttcattttcatcatgTTGGCTGAGCTCTAGGGagaggagaagagagaaaaacttccCAATTTTTCCAACTTGATATCTTGCTTGATTCTTGAGAAAATTAACGTGAAACTTGAATCCACTCCGATCAATCTTTGGGAAAGCTTGGAGGTGAACTTGTTGGaacttttgggaggaagaaatttcttgtATCACAACTTATTTTGGGGGTGTTGAGGTATTATACTAGAAAccactctttttctttcttattttgcaatttAAGCAACACATGGCTTGATTGTGATGGATTTTATGGAAGGTTTCATGGTCTTGCTTATTAGCTTAtaattttcagctagggtttgtaaTTTTTAGTTTTGAGTAATGTTTTTTTAtcttgtatatgatgtttatgagCTTGGATAGGGACTTGGGGTAGTGATTAAAGGCATGAATGTTACTTTTAAGCATTAAAACATCAAATTTCTGCAATTGTAgtgattctgccctgttttaGAGCCAAACTGACTtgcatattcgtccatgataaaggcTGAATCAggtcttgctcaaaacatgaaagttgtaggaaatggagttaactataaacctaaaaaatttcagctcaatcggagtactgtagctggtgaaatgactaaaatacccctgactgccaaatgcccTATGTCATGGGTaactttctgttttctctgagatttcacattttgaccttgaaaatgcacaAACTGGGTGTCGATgttttcataggaaatgtaggtttatgtcttagATTTGAAacaccataaaatttaccccaatccgataagcgtagcttcaatTGTGACCAAAACGCTGGAAGATATCAAACCTGTTATTTAGCCATTTGTCATTAAAACTAGTTTCCAGCGGTCTTGGTGGTTTCTTTGTTAGAATTGACTTGTAATTGGGTGATATTAAGCCTAGTTGAAGAgctattgtgttaagattgcttatgtgtgaatttgggttgatttgaggaaagaaatgaagccctaagtggctgaaaaatagctaaatacaaaggacaTGCTAcccaaatttctattacttgCTCTTATGAATATTAGTAAGATGTAAGTTTTGATTTTAGGGTTAGTTGGATCTCAAGCTACATATGTATCCTTGAATGCACTTTAATAGTAGTATATGAGTtgtttttgaccaaaatttggtatcaactaagatgaaaagtgttagttttatctcgaaaactttgaattacatttgctcacttcaatttgggattggttgTTCTTTCAACTACTGATTCCTGGAATTTTCTTTCGTTATGTTTGAATTTGAGAAATGACTCAAGATTTTTCGTGATTTGGAAGTTTAAAtgttattattcactctcaaactgtattttcatatttgcaccagtaatttctggatttttgaaGGTTCATCGAGATTTTGAATAGTTGAACCATAATACCTTATTTTCACTAATCTAGGTTTCTTTGGTGATCTGGAGTAcaatccggaaggaaacttttgacataTCTCTAACTCATATTGGTAAGTGTTCCTTGTGTGTTTGTACAATaagtgactatgtgactatttgtgaatgtttgcttgaatgttaaatgctttccaagGATTGGTAAATGGATTTtcgatgggcgagtgtgtactttatcgcactcagcccaagtgaaagtgaattttcaatgattgaatgctatttgtgcatgaatgtaagccttttggctgaattgggcccttgcccttcgttgccagtcgactcgagccagaagcggactcggtcgggtggctggtgaccctgggacagtgttttggtatactcgagtatgaccacgaaggttggtggagaactgaccagtgaattggctagtggcaggaaatgaaatcaatgaatgaatgtcaacaACACtagaggagttttcacttgtaaaTGTTTTtctaataattggaggaataaggaaaatggttggcgagtgaatgaacgaatggctccacgtgagcatgtgatccttttaatgagtgtgttttCATTGCTTTTATCTGGTGAATGCTTTCTCgattaattgttcttcaatgaATAATATGCTTGTTTAAATTGCTTGATTACTTGTTTGGGAATCTCAttgggcttttaactcattactttagttttgttttccttacaggggatacgagcgaggcgtgagacttgtacaggctaacatagtctagtttttttggattttgcaattgtactcgcgctagtgctcgacTAGGGTTGGTTGCACCTggattgtaaacactttgatatatttgggcgtgtataagccttgtagctggatttgagcatcaatgtatatgttaAGCTTGGAATTGTTGtttgttgttttatttcttttctatggTTGTAAGTTCTTTTCTCGAGTTAAACGTaagtgagtcctagcgagagttgggcaggcgactcgctaaaccctaaggtatgccctagggggaggtgggtcgtcacatggtcttggtcaagaaatgCTAGAATGGTGACAAGTGGCCAATCAAAGTCCAAGTGTTCCAAAAACCTATCATATTGCACTCTTAAGTCCTTCTAGTTGGTTAACTTCATATAATTATCACCCAACTCCACAATATTAACATATTAAACCATGCAAAAGTACTTTACTAACCTCTTGAACTAAAACTTGCGGGAGTTTCTAACCAAGCGATATTAAGTCTACTAATGTCAAACAATAATGACTCCAATGCATTAAAGCAAATTATATGCACTTAAATGAAATAATTAGCAATTCATGCATGAATAAATATTAGGGTTCTCACAGATGTCAGCAATGATAACAGGTACCAAAGTGGGGGTCTTTCTATTGATTCCCAAAAGGAGACTCTGATTCATGTTGATAGTTGAGAAAGTGACTTTTCTATGCCTTTACGGGAACAATAACAGATTGATCAAAACTAACCCAAATGCTTGAACACACTTCTCTTTCCATTGGTCTTTACTTTTGAAGAAATCGACGCGGCACTATTCATAAGATTCCTTTTCCCCAAATCGTCTATACAGAAACTCCAACAGACATGACTTTGTATCCAGATGTCGGTCTATGCTATTTTATCTCAACCCCAGAAATCTACAAAACTACTCTCTCATTCCACCAGTTGGATACACCATAGGTTGACATTTCCTTGGTACTTGCAACAGATCTTCTATTTCTTCCAAAGTCAGTGTCAGCTCATATTCTCCAAATTGAAAGACTGAACCCTCTGGATCCCAATACTCAAGTAAAACTTGAATGATTGCAACATTAGATGCCACGTTCGGAAGATTTGACAAGTACCCTACATACTTGAACAATATTTTCACCTCATGCGACATATTATTCTTCCAATCAATTAGTTCTTGAAGTATTTGATTTAGCACTCTGCAAGGAGCCATCTAGATAGAAATTCACTTTTAATACCATATCTTGGGATTTTACCCCTTAGGAGAGTATAAAATTATTAACTTGCGACTCTCATTGGATTACACATTCGAGACATAAGGTAACTTATCTCTAACATGGGATCCCCTATGCGGCATTCCCTCTACAATTGATGTATGATGATAGCTTATTAAAGTGAATAAATATGCAATATGACAATTGAAATATGACCTAAAGATGCCTCATTTAGATGCCGCGGTAAGTCTAAAATGACATGCAATATCTAAAATTTAAACGTGCTATTTACAAAAGGCGATCTGTCCTAAATGAGTACTATATCAGGACTCTTATtactagggtttgtgaatgcaagaTAAGAGAATTAAACAATGGTTAGTTTATTTGATAaacaacacataacacattgaaACAACAAAGTGATATAAAAAGTATAAGGTAAATAAAGATAAAGAGGGGTAAACTCTCTCCTTTCATGTCTAGTGTTTCTAATAGGATAAGATTGATTCTATCCTAGGcgatttctaatatggatgcataaTATTggactcactaatgcatctagaatcgataagatttcaaattttcaaatctttagACCAagaggcgaagggtcatcaatcccaaggcctCTAGTCGATGGTTTGAGTGATTTTCTAGGTATCGCTATGGGAGCAAGGCACACCATCTGCATACCCAAAAAAATCAATCCTAATTCTACAAGAAAATGTGGGATGACGcccacaaaaaaaataaaagtaggATAAAAGTAATGTATGCACATATGAAGTGCTTCTTTCGAGGAGATGGATTAAATACCATTAAATATGTATGGAGGTTCTAGGATAACTATATCCCCCACCCAAAATGGAAAGCACGATGCAAGTACATAAATACaagtaaataaatgaaagtACATAAACAAATCATTCATCGCATACACGGATAACAAGGAACAGACACGATTGTGAAATGCAAAAGattctaaaaagaaaaaatgcaatctgAGACATCCAAATATAATAAGTGAAAGGGTTAGAAAAGGACAAAAATGACTAAACTAAGTGATCGAACTCtcaaatgtccccagtggagtcactaattttgtcgcgccccatttttggaaataaaataaaagagaaatgacgttagaaaatagtgttaaaaaaacaagtttttgatttctagaaaataaacaaagaaaaaggaccTAAAATGGGACATATATAAAGTGTGACGGTTTGAACCCAAAATTTTAGTCTAAGAAgggtttttaaataaaataggagtcgccacttggtattgaatttaggtgtaccaaatcacccataatatttgaaaatgaaaagaaataaataaaacctttCTAGACGACTCcagatctttgaaaacaagagaaaagagttcgagagtcacatttgaaggAAATGAAGGTGAAGATTTGATTTAAGataccctttcaacctaaccaaagttagttgcgagatttaatcaaaatttttctaatctaacCTATAAACTTATTACATTTGGGTGTTTCTATATGGATCCAAACCTAGACTTAGGGGGTATCGATAGGGACGGAATGtctcttcaaagtttaattagtgtaaatcacattaattgtgatgtccAAGAATGATTTTTTAAATAGGTcatgaaaaatgagaaatatgggactaaaaaaagaaagtatAAGCTATAGATAAATATACATGATCTAGAAGAGGAGAATGCAACATAACAGGTGCGGGATGCTAAAATTCGTAacttaatttttcttcttataaAGAGGATAAAAGCGTGCTAAGACTAAAAAGGCATATTCGTTCATTTATCATATTTGAAGGGTGACTTTTCAAATCTAATTtcctaaaatgaaatgcaattctaaatgatatgatcCAAACATATAGAGGGTAAGGGAATAATAGTAGGAAAAATATTATGCAATGAAAATaacctaaaaatagaaaaattcatgaaatatCACACAAGGTATGAATCTAGCGGAAAAATGGTTTAAacggtctagcattggactagcccatttctacaagtcctcactagcattggactagtgaaaaatcgggaagaaaggccacaactagcattggactagtgtggatgtcatacatttattataaataaataaagcatataaagcataattaaagcaaataaatacataaagcacataacacataggtataatatttagatgcaaaatcctagaGAAAACGgataaacacataagcacacaaacacacaaacatgtaagcaaataaaaactGGCTATTACATTGGGGATTTTAATTACAATCTAGAAGGGAAATTTTTGGAAATAATAAATCTATCTATTATATTTACTAATTATAATTTTAACAAAAGtaaaatctatctattacatgGCCTAACTAACTACATTTCTTAAGCACCTATCTATTATAAATTAGAAtttaaaagcctcccaaacaatcatccaaaattaaataaaacaatttaaaacttaaaacaaataaaatgagggaataaaagagaaaacattaaaaacatgcaatcacacataaaaaatatatataggagcacataaaagaACTTAAAGCATACTCATGCTTAACCATGTAAAAGGATAGTTACGTTTTATTATTGCTTTAGGCAAATCCATTCTACTTCTCTCTTAATTAAACTTGaaagtttcaattttatcataaaAAACATATCACTTAACTTACAATGCATTGAGGTTATCAATTGAATTTGAGCTAGGGTTTCTCCTCGAAGGGTTCCACTAGGGTTTCATGGCTACCCTTCAGCCCTTGGCTGAGGGGCAAAGTGTGTCCATTTCAGTGAAAAAGTCTTTCTTCCAACTCTTCTCACAGCCGGCGACGTCTCCTATCCAAATTTAGCCAGCAACATTGTACAAGGGTGAGGTTGCGGTTGTCTTCTCTAGAGCAGACGCGGACAGGCTTGTGGCTCCGTTTCGATGGGCtttagttggaaaattttctcatgGACGACCTACTTTGGAGGACACTTACAAGTTCTTTGCTACATTAAATCTGAGAGACCACGTCTCTATTGGGCTGATGGATTATAGACATGTGTTGATTAAGTGTGCAACTGAGGTAGTTTTGAATAGGATTTGGACGAGAGGTGTTTGGCAACTGGGAAAATTTCCAATGCAAGTGTTTCGTTGGACCAGGGAGTTTCATGTGCATAAGGAATCCTCTCTAGCTTCGGTTTGGGTGGCTCTACTTGCTCTGCTGATTCATTATTTTGTTAAGCATTCTTTGTTTTCCATTCTATCTCCAGTCAGAAGGCCCTTATTCTTGGATTCGGCAACGGCAGCTGGCACACGTCCTAGTGTGGCTAGGGTGTGCATGGAGATTGATGTAGCGAAGCCAGTTGTTTCAAGGATATGGGTGGCTGTCTCAGGGGAGACAGGTTTCTGGCAAAGAATCGTGACAGATGATATGCCGTCGTATTGCTCCTCTTGCTGGTGCTTGGGTCACTCCCCTGAGGAGTGTAAGAAGAGCTTGTCTGAGTTTGCGTCCCCGTACCAAAATATTCAGCCCATGCGGATACTGCGTGACCCACGAATTGATAGGAGTAATGTTTAGGTGTATGCACCTGTGCACAACCCAGTTGTTAACGGGGCCAAGGAAACTAATGCTTTCAAGGATGTTCCTAAGTTGAATGCGCCAACAGATGGTTCTCATGATTTCGGAAAAAGGATAACAGTTGCAGTGGAAGGGAGGCAACTTGCTGGGTCTGATGTGCTAGTTGATTAAGGTGACAAAACTGAGCAACAGGAGTCTGATTCCAGATGTCCCGCCGATGACAAATTTGATGCTGCGATGGGTGATGATACTGACAATACGGTTACTGCTGGGCATGGGTATCAGGTTACATGTGATGGAGTAGAGGGGACATTGGAAGGGGAGCAAGGGGTAATTCATGCAGAGCTGGCGTCTAAAAAGGGGCATGATTGTGAGGTGAATCAGGCCCTCACGAAGCAGTCTTTGGGCGCTGGACAGTAGATTATAGCCACGGGGCAGATGGTCCGGCTACACAACAATGCGCTGGAGAGTTTGGTTGCCGATTTGAAAGGGGAGGAGGATGTGGTTCACAGAGAACATGGGGAAGCTGAAGCTGAGCTATCGAATGTCGCATGAAATTTATCTCCACGGCTGGTTGTTCAACAAGAGGGGTTGCTGGAGTCGTCAGTGATGGATTTGAATATTGACCAATCTGTGGCGTTTGAGCTAGATTTTAGACAAGCGAGAGGGAAATGTGTGCTAGCTCATTTTCCCTCTGATAGATAGCTTCGGTCTATGAAATTCTCCCATAACTCCTTACAGGGTTTATCTCATAATTAATGGCATCTTTTGAAATATTAGAGGGGTGGCTAAAACCCCTAATCTAagaaaattgattaaattagtAAGGTTGCATCGTGTTAAGTTCGTTGTGATTTGTGAGCCAAAGCCAGATGTGTCTAAAATTGAGTCCATTCGGTTACGTTTATTGTTTGATTTTGTGGTTGTTAATCGTTCGGGTGATATTTGGGTGTTCTACAGTAGTCCTTTCGTGTGTTCGATTGTTGGTAATTCGGATCAACATATATCTCTATCTGTTCAATATCCGTTGATGCCCAGTTCAATCATTATGTCATTTGTTCATGCAAAGTGCTCAATGGAGGAGCGAAGAGAATTATGGTGCAACTTATTAGCTGATAAGCCTAGCTCTCTTCCATGGTGCATTGAGGGTGACTTTAATGTCATAATGGCTTCTCATGAAAAACGGGAGGTCGTCTATTTGCTGTAGCTGAGGAGGTGAAATTTATGTCCTTTATGGAAGAGGCTGGAGTTTTTGATATAGGTTTTTCGGGAGCTAGCTTCATGTGGTGTAATAATCGGAGAGGCAGAGCTAGAGTTTCAAATAGATTGGACAGGCTGTAAGTCAACGGAAAATGTTTGGATTTTTCCGCAGCCATCTCTGTGGTTCATTTGGCAAGACATCCCTCGGATCATGTGCCATTGAAGATTTcgtgtacatcttggttagatAATAAGCCAAGACCATTCCGATTCTTGAATGTCTGGACGACTAAACTAGAACTCTTGGAGGTGATTAGACGTGCCTGGGGTCAAGAAGTAAGTGGTTCTCCACTGCGTATTTTGTACTCTAAATTATTGGCGATGAGGAGGGCTATTCAGGACTGGAACAAGCAATGTTTTGGAAATGTGTTCGATGCTGTTCGTGAGGCAGAAGCTACGGTTCAACGGGCAGAGGAGGCCGCAGATCAAAATGATTCGGAGGAGGGTCAAGTTGAGCTCAAGAACGCTCAAGCGGAGCTGCGTTATGCATTGTCTATTGAAGAACAGTTCTGGAGTCAAAAGACTCGAGTAAAATGGCTTCGAATTGAAGATCGTAACTCAAGGTATTTTCATGCGGTAATGAGGCAGAGACGGGTTCAAGGAATGATACATAGAATAAAAAAGTCCAATGGTATTTGGCTGGATGCGGATGCTGATATAGCAAGTGAGGTAATAACATATTTCTCTAACCTTTTCTCGGGACCTTTGGATTCCGCTTCCGATATGTTACACCTCATTCCACCCATGATTTCGGGGGAGGATAATAGGCTATTAGAGGCAGTTCCTTCTATAGAGGAGGTTCATCAAGTGGTCAGGTCAATGGACAGGGACAGTGCAGCTGGCTCAGATGGGTTCACGGGTAAATTTTATACCTTTGCGTGGGAAGTTATTGCTCAGAATGTTCATAATGCGGTACTCAGTTTTTTCTGTGGGGCAGAGCTGCCTCTATTCATCACTTCTACCTCGATTGTGCTAATTCCTAATGCTTAAAATCCTCATGATCTCTCTCAATTTAGGCCGCTTAGCCAGTGTAACTTCTTTAACAAGTTGTTATCCAGAATCTTGGCTGATAGAGTGGCTGGTGTTTTGCCAAGGATTATTTCCCCCCAGCAAAGAGGTTTTGTTAAGGGCCGAAATATAACGGAGAACTACTTGCTAGCTCAAGAGGTGGTGTCGGGTATTGGTAAAAAATCTAGGGGTGGCAATGTCATCTTGAACTTAGACATGCCTAAGGCTTATGATAGGGTGTCATGATTGCATATTATTGGTGTCTTGCAGAAGTTTGGCTTCGGGGAGCATTTTATAGATCTGGTATGGCGGTTGTTGTCTAATGTTTGGTTCTCGGTAATTATCAATGGGTCTTCGTATGGCTTTTTTAAATCTACGAGAGGGTTACGTCAGGGTGACCCACTATCACCGAC contains the following coding sequences:
- the LOC140015186 gene encoding uncharacterized protein; protein product: MVRLHNNALESLVADLKGEEDVVHREHGEAEAELSNVFRELASCGVIIGEAELEFQIDWTGYNKPRPFRFLNVWTTKLELLEVIRRAWGQEVSGSPLRILYSKLLAMRRAIQDWNKQCFGNVFDAVREAEATVQRAEEAADQNDSEEGQVELKNAQAELRYALSIEEQFWSQKTRVKWLRIEDRNSRYFHAVMRQRRVQGMIHRIKKSNGIWLDADADIASEVITYFSNLFSGPLDSASDMLHLIPPMISGEDNRLLEAVPSIEEVHQVVRSMDRDSAAGSDGFTGKFYTFAWEVIAQNVHNAVLSFFCGAELPLFITSTSIVLIPNA